In Amphiura filiformis chromosome 1, Afil_fr2py, whole genome shotgun sequence, the following are encoded in one genomic region:
- the LOC140164503 gene encoding uncharacterized protein, translating into MVLQQLCSPCTMCQDPVLNGQRGMDCYKCGSWTHNHCGGIDNMDYDRLMGTTFAYVCPICDYIETKDNSPDTSGCSSSEADSSLGSPSRESGGNQTNRTCSSPTKVRKNQNNLKFLTINFQSIKNKIAEWYAIVEDYKPDIIVGTETWLNGNILNTEIVPQGYMILRRDRKGDSHGGVLLVYRKDLAVSRKLDLESEGENLWCQVNIKGRRPIIFGVIYKPNHSDITQIDGMREAIEKINAKPRTCDIIVTGDFNQGNIDWETNTVIPDHYASKAAAEKLLDLSVQYNMQQMVTEPTRGDSILDLVFTNNTNIVNHTKVEPGVGDHDMVSTVLNLVIKRPKQPRRRIYIRKKANEEKIRQEMGEYQKTFADLDDLTVQDKWNHLEKEIKRTVEENVPTKVKSTRNDLPWFDRKSRRRTRRKQRLYNKAKQSGQAKDWETYREYKKECRRALNKTRWEYINNDLGSAVKEDPKAFWTFIKV; encoded by the coding sequence ATGGTATTGCAACAACTGTGCAGCCCGTGTACTATGTGCCAAGACCCAGTTCTAAATGGCCAAAGAGGCATGGATTGTTATAAGTGTGGCTCCTGGACACACAATCATTGTGGTGGAATTGACAATATGGACTATGACAGACTTATGGGTACCACATTTGCTTATGTGTGCCCAATTTGTGACTATATTGAAACAAAAGATAACAGCCCTGACACCTCTGGTTGCAGCTCGAGCGAAGCAGATAGCAGCTTAGGTTCACCAAGTCGTGAAAGTGGAGGAAATCAGACTAATCGGACTTGTTCCTCACCAACAAAAGTGAGGAAGAATCAAAACAATCTGAAGTTCCTTACAATCAATTTTCAGAGCATAAAAAACAAGATTGCTGAATGGTATGCAATAGTTGAGGATTACAAACCGGACATCATAGTTGGTACCGAAACATGGTTAAATGGAAATATCCTAAACACAGAAATAGTGCCACAAGGTTATATGATCTTGAGACGTGACAGAAAAGGGGACAGTCATGGAGGAGTTCTGCTTGTATACAGGAAAGACCTTGCAGTTTCTAGAAAGTTAGATCTAGAAAGTGAAGGGGAAAACCTATGGTGTCAAGTTAACATTAAAGGGAGGAGACCAATAATATTTGGTGTTATTTATAAACCAAATCACTCGGACATAACACAGATTGATGGCATGAGGGAAGCTATTGAAAAGATTAATGCAAAACCAAGGACTTGTGACATAATAGTGACAGGAGACTTTAACCAAGGTAACATTGATTGGGAAACAAATACAGTGATACCAGATCACTATGCATCTAAAGCAGCTGCAGAGAAGTTGTTGGATCTGTCAGTGCAATACAATATGCAGCAGATGGTTACAGAACCAACTAGGGGAGACAGCATCCTAGACttagttttcacaaataataccaACATTGTCAATCACACCAAAGTGGAACCTGGTGTGGGAGATCATGACATGGTAAGCACTGTTCTGAACCTTGTTATTAAACGGCCCAAACAACCCAGGAGAAGAATTTACATCAGGAAAAAAGCCAATGAAGAGAAGATCAGACAAGAAATGGGAGAATACCAAAAGACCTTTGCAGATCTTGATGACTTGACGGTGCAGGACAAATGGAATCATCTTGAAAAGGAAATCAAAAGAACGGTGGAAGAAAATGTTCCTACTAAAGTGAAATCAACAAGAAATGATCTGCCATGGTTTGACAGAAAGAGTCGGAGAAGAACAAGAAGGAAACAGAGGCTGTACAACAAGGCAAAGCAAAGTGGCCAAGCAAAAGATTGGGAGACATACAGGGAGTACAAAAAGGAATGTAGAAGAGCTCTCAATAAGACAAGATGGgagtatatcaataatgatctggGGTCAGCGGTCAAGGAAGATCCTAAGGCTTTCTGGACTTTCATAAAAGTTTGA